From Anopheles coluzzii chromosome 3, AcolN3, whole genome shotgun sequence, the proteins below share one genomic window:
- the LOC120955788 gene encoding DENN domain-containing protein 5B isoform X2, whose product MSDKSNGQHGMADSVSGGGGRNVTTESGTNNGGTTSTEAVRNRTESPGPGGGGPRVGQNDSVQQQFTRFADYFVICGLDLDSGLEPDLFAGDSLHCSPLDSAYKSKPLAHYPEHVAWNPFDAHGICMLSLPQGLRFRTQKHNIEPRFHAFATTREDGKRCYGFSLVFYEEVRNRQICSAMHTLQSMFITEISSSQQPPPGTLRRVKESPVSRSLPRHFKIAAQAPASALSYYDVTKDKLYVAKSLSLVCQVPYAHVAELFLQNLYRCLPRHPGSRLSLESYVYNILYEVSTPPPGKSIRIYIPPEEPHLPPIATILQRPAQKDELPHMDFPLRLLFTYLGVECVIQLFTCVLLESQVLLRSTDYQKLTIVAECITSLLFPFQWPHVYAPILPASLHHFLDAPVPFVMGLHADCDSSFRIGSEANLCYVDIDKKSVQLPEELPSFPYRHDFISEITAVLDKYSVPRDRSLDPPSILSPKNLLKDHDMMTASCTLPSGMHVRRKHSLHDLLDWDRPNSPDLPLPPTAVPARPDVRQRIVDIVRRSGGDEVDSGGGPNEVMPSAKQKQPLSTLEQYYEDLRLNNALREIFLNRFVQMFAAYEHFVILPNQSKDEWLTNRESLHNFDKASFLSDQPQHHRPFLSRFLESQMFATLIDNKIMLSWGDDLNGCPLVDSLNGDMEYSLKLFDSRIKILRKRYGGESMIRTANYEPCILARETQKLLDKRLQAVDMEVAPPSEILDKRAPYYRSFPLLEKSVLNQECVSRGNSLRRVKNGSTKWKVKEISLDGGGNATNNVPGLSKDGDGNKSNRNSANLSGAEISPALLAQANWTFVEKLLKDIKSKTKRMLLEKMGTEAIELGLSGEASVTGVEENTMIASLCDLLEKVWSHGLINKQGKSALWTHLAAYLEIKDCQNPGKHQMDNSYLTPEKARSNSETRYRTLKPPKSGPSVAPGGLHKYHTTIAHKIRRLHKGSGTGTTGSDTRLYSASSAETVPTSPGRFTNFMLSDVVASFVGMRNGSVANLFATRSHCDLSSLAIEPQLPPPSPTRGRSKSRERKSLGPEQLRPLPESLEFDIRNILAMTDIKTHIGYARAWVRLALEKKVLSRHLRTLLSDAALLRQLYKRSAFVRCDDEVEQFLYHLLTLNAVDYFCFTNTYPTTKLPYRVVIFPSKKSSAATTSANVWIAISGSLGETQIINVPRHSLEFVFHHKTLGILTSLRIGHDDTGMSSKWLVEHVVIRNEVTGHTYKFPCGRWLGRGIDDGSIERLLIGQLVPRTVDSEELVEACRTPPRTRSPSIQRPEVRPSDIQHMLGDCVNAIVKWHYRPSRDRDASSLTNLLCGENGLVKCLEQAFLCGFRSSRLFGRNFYLWDYFVRVKEQFEICLVEESVETVRGGGGGGTSSSPPTSGSSPESPPQGTTSQLGGGGGVGVAGVALSPVARQELSAVWHCYCHLMDEINNVKQTLGKDGRFQLFICLSLREHLLHRMLVPMACTRVTAEMYEEQSFLRKKGLLTFLRQILEPLDEFHIVLENSITQGIGSHC is encoded by the exons GTGACAGTCTGCACTGCTCGCCGCTCGACAGTGCGTACAAGAGCAAACCGCTCGCCCACTACCCGGAGCACGTCGCGTGGAACCCGTTCGATGCGCACGGTATCTGCATGCTGTCCCTGCCGCAGGGTTTGCGCTTCCGCACGCAAAAGCACAACATCGAGCCCCGGTTCCACGCGTTCGCGACGACGCGCGAGGACGGCAAGCGCTGCTACGGCTTCAGCCTGGTGTTTTACGAGGAGGTGCGCAACCGGCAAATCTGCAGCGCCATGCACACGCTGCAGTCGATGTTCATTACCGAAATCTCCAGCTCGCAGCAGCCACCGCCCGGGACGCTGCGCCGGGTAAAGGAAAGCCCGGTAAGCCGGTCCCTGCCGAGACATTTCAAAATAGCGGCTCAGGCGCCCGCCTCGGCGCTTAGCTACTATGACGTCACGAAGGATAAGCTGTACGTGGCCAAGAGCCTGTCGCTCGTCTGCCAGGTGCCGTACGCGCACGTGGCGGAGCTGTTTCTGCAGAATCTCTACCG cTGTCTTCCGCGACATCCCGGATCCCGGCTGAGCCTGGAAAGCTACGTGTACAACATCCTGTACGAGGTGTCGACGCCGCCGCCGGGCAAATCGATACGAATATACATACCGCCGGAAGAGCCGCACCTACCTCCGATCGCCACCATCCTGCAGCGGCCGGCCCAGAAGGACGAACTGCCGCACATGGACTTTCCGCTGCGGCTACTGTTTACCTATCTCGGCGTCGAGTGCGTCATCCAGCTGTTCACGTGCGTGCTGCTGGAAAGCCAAGTGCTGCTCCGGTCGACCGACTACCAGAAGCTCACGATCGTGGCGGAGTGCATCACCTCGCTGCTGTTTCCCTTCCAGTGGCCGCACGTGTACGCCCCGATCCTGCCCGCCTCGCTGCACCACTTCCTCGACGCGCCCGTCCCGTTCGTGATGGGGCTGCACGCCGACTGCGACAGCAGCTTCCGGATCGGCAGCGAGGCGAACCTCTGCTACGTGGACATCGACAAGAAGTCGGTCCAGCTGCCGGAGGAGCTGCCCTCCTTCCCGTACCGGCACGATTTCATCTCGGAAATAACGGCCGTCCTGGACAAGTACTCGGTGCCGCGCGACCGCTCGCTCGATCCGCCCAGCATACTCAGCCCAAAGAATCTCCTCAAGGACCATGACATGATGACGGCGAGCTGTACGCTCCCGTCCGGCATGCACGTGCGCCGGAAGCATTCGCTGCACGACCTGCTCGACTGGGATCGGCCGAACTCGCCCGACCTGCCGCTACCGCCGACGGCCGTGCCGGCCCGGCCCGACGTGCGCCAGCGCATCGTCGACATTGTGCGGCGCAGCGGCGGGGACGAGGTGGACAGCGGCGGCGGCCCGAACGAGGTCATGCCGAGCGCGAAGCAGAAGCAGCCCCTGTCCACCCTCGAGCAGTACTACGAAGATCTGAGACTGAACAACGCGTTGCGCGAAATTTTCCTCAACCGGTTCGTGCAGATGTTTGCCGCGTACGAGCATTTCGTTATACTTCCAAATCAG AGCAAAGACGAATGGCTGACGAACCGGGAATCGCTGCACAACTTCGACAAGGCGTCGTTCCTGTCGGACCAACCGCAGCACCACCGCCCGTTCCTGTCCCGCTTTCTCGAGAGCCAAATGTTTGCCACACTCATCGACAACAAGATCATGCTGTCGTGGGGCGATGACCTGAACGGCTGCCCGCTGGTCGACAGCCTGAACGGTGACATGGAGTACAGCTTGAAGCTGTTTGATTCAAGGATCAAAATTTTACG TAAGCGCTACGGTGGCGAAAGCATGATCCGCACCGCCAACTACGAACCGTGCATACTGGCCCGCGAGACACAGAAGCTGCTCGACAAGCGGTTGCAGGCGGTCGACATGGAGGTGGCCCCGCCGAGCGAAATCCTGGACAAGCGGGCCCCCTACTACCGGAGCTTTCCGCTGCTGGAGAAATCCGTCCTCAACCAAGAGTGCGTCTCGAG AGGCAACAGCTTGCGGCGCGTGAAGAACGGCAGCACGAAGTGGAAGGTGAAGGAGATCTCGTTAGACGGTGGAGGCAACGCGACCAACAACGTACCTGGACTGTCGAAGGATGGCGACGGCAACAAGTCCAACCGCAACTCGGCCAACCTGTCCGGGGCCGAAATCAGTCCGGCACTGCTGGCACAGGCCAACTGGACGTTTGTGGAGAAGCTGCTGAAG GACATCAAGAGCAAAACCAAGCGCATGCTGCTGGAAAAGATGGGCACGGAGGCGATCGAGCTCGGGCTCAGCGGCGAAGCGTCAGTGACGGGCGTGGAGGAAAACACGATGATTGCGTCGCTGTGCGACCTGCTGGAGAAGGTTTGGTCGCACGGGCTGATCAACAAGCAGGGCAAATCGGCCCTCTGGACCCATCTGGCCGCGTACCTCGAGATAAAGGACTGCCAGAATCCGGGCAAACACCAGATGGACAACAGCTATCTGACCCCAG AGAAAGCACGCAGCAACTCGGAAACGCGCTATCGCACTCTAAAGCCACCGAAAAGTGGCCCCAGCGTGGCGCCTGGTGGCTTACACAAGTATCACACTACCATTGCGCACAAAATACGCCGGCTGCACAAGGGCAGCGGCACCGGCACCACCGGGAGTGACACGCGCCTCTACTCAGCCTCGTCGGCGGAAACGGTACCAACGTCGCCCGGTCGCTTTACTAACTTTATGTTGTCCGATGTCGTTGCTTCCTTTGTCGGTATGCGTAATGGGTCGGTAGCTAACCTGTTTGCCACGCGCAGTCACTGCG ATCTCTCATCGTTAGCCATCGAGCCGCAGCTGCCACCGCCTTCACCTACCCGCGGACGGTCCAAATCCCGCGAGCGCAAAAGTCTTGGCCCGGAGCAGCTACGACCACTGCCCGAATCGCTCGAGTTTGACATCcg TAACATTCTCGCAATGACGGACATTAAAACGCACATCGGCTACGCTCGTGCCTGGGTACGGTTGGCGCTCGAGAAGAAGGTGCTGTCGCGCCACCTTCGCACCCTGCTGTCCGATGCCGCGCTGCTGCGCCAGCTGTACAAGCGGTCCGCGTTCGTGCGCTGCGACGACGAGGTGGAACAGTTCCTGTACCATCTGCTGACGCTGAACGCGGTGGACTACTTCTGCTTTACCAACACGTACCCGACGACCAAGCTGCCGTACCGGGTCGTAATCTTCCCGTCGAAAAAGTCCAGCGCGGCGACCACGTCGGCGAACGTGTGGATAGCGATATCGGGCAGCCTGGGCGAAACGCAGATCATCAACGTGCCGCGCCACTCGCTCGAGTTTGTGTTTCAT cACAAAACGCTTGGCATCTTAACGTCGTTAAGAATCGGACACGACGATACGGGAATGTCCTCGAAGTGGTTGGTGGAGCATGTCGTTATTAGAAACGAAGTCACTGGACACACTTACAA ATTCCCCTGCGGCCGTTGGCTTGGTCGCGGTATCGACGACGGTTCGATCGAGCGGCTACTGATCGGCCAGCTCGTCCCGCGCACCGTCGACAGCGAGGAGCTGGTGGAGGCGTGCCGCACGCCACCGCGCACCCGCAGCCCCAGCATCCAGCGGCCGGAGGTACGCCCGTCCGACATTCAGCACATGCTGGGCGATTGCGTCAACGCGATCGTCAAGTGGCACTACCGGCCGAGCCGGGACCGGGACGCCAGCTCGCTAACGAAcctgctgtgcggtgagaaCGGGCTGGTCAAGTGTCTCGAGCAGGCGTTCCTGTGCGGGTTCCGCTCGTCCCGCCTGTTCGGCCGCAACTTCTACCTGTGGGACTACTTTGTGCGGGTGAAGGAACAGTTCGAGATTTGCTTGGTGGAGGAATCGGTCGAGACGGTgcgcggtggtggcggcggcggtacCTCCAGCTCACCGCCCACCAGTGGCTCGAGCCCGGAATCGCCGCCCCAGGGAACAACAAGTCagctgggtggtggtggtggtgttggtgttgccGGTGTCGCCCTATCGCCCGTCGCCCGGCAGGAGCTATCGGCTGTGTGGCACTGCTACTGTCACCTGATGGACGAGATCAATAATGTTAAGCAAACGCTCGGCAAGGACGGTCGGTTCCAATTGTTTATCTGTTTGAGTTTGAG GGAACATCTCCTGCACCGGATGCTGGTGCCGATGGCGTGCACGCGCGTAACGGCCGAGATGTACGAGGAGCAGAGCTTCCTGCGGAAGAAGGGTCTGCTAACATTCCTGCGCCAAATACTGGAACCGCTGGACGAATTTCACATCGTGTTGGAAAACTCGATTACTCAAGGTATCGGATCTCACTGTTAG
- the LOC120955788 gene encoding DENN domain-containing protein 5B isoform X1, whose product MSPHRMSDKSNGQHGMADSVSGGGGRNVTTESGTNNGGTTSTEAVRNRTESPGPGGGGPRVGQNDSVQQQFTRFADYFVICGLDLDSGLEPDLFAGDSLHCSPLDSAYKSKPLAHYPEHVAWNPFDAHGICMLSLPQGLRFRTQKHNIEPRFHAFATTREDGKRCYGFSLVFYEEVRNRQICSAMHTLQSMFITEISSSQQPPPGTLRRVKESPVSRSLPRHFKIAAQAPASALSYYDVTKDKLYVAKSLSLVCQVPYAHVAELFLQNLYRCLPRHPGSRLSLESYVYNILYEVSTPPPGKSIRIYIPPEEPHLPPIATILQRPAQKDELPHMDFPLRLLFTYLGVECVIQLFTCVLLESQVLLRSTDYQKLTIVAECITSLLFPFQWPHVYAPILPASLHHFLDAPVPFVMGLHADCDSSFRIGSEANLCYVDIDKKSVQLPEELPSFPYRHDFISEITAVLDKYSVPRDRSLDPPSILSPKNLLKDHDMMTASCTLPSGMHVRRKHSLHDLLDWDRPNSPDLPLPPTAVPARPDVRQRIVDIVRRSGGDEVDSGGGPNEVMPSAKQKQPLSTLEQYYEDLRLNNALREIFLNRFVQMFAAYEHFVILPNQSKDEWLTNRESLHNFDKASFLSDQPQHHRPFLSRFLESQMFATLIDNKIMLSWGDDLNGCPLVDSLNGDMEYSLKLFDSRIKILRKRYGGESMIRTANYEPCILARETQKLLDKRLQAVDMEVAPPSEILDKRAPYYRSFPLLEKSVLNQECVSRGNSLRRVKNGSTKWKVKEISLDGGGNATNNVPGLSKDGDGNKSNRNSANLSGAEISPALLAQANWTFVEKLLKDIKSKTKRMLLEKMGTEAIELGLSGEASVTGVEENTMIASLCDLLEKVWSHGLINKQGKSALWTHLAAYLEIKDCQNPGKHQMDNSYLTPEKARSNSETRYRTLKPPKSGPSVAPGGLHKYHTTIAHKIRRLHKGSGTGTTGSDTRLYSASSAETVPTSPGRFTNFMLSDVVASFVGMRNGSVANLFATRSHCDLSSLAIEPQLPPPSPTRGRSKSRERKSLGPEQLRPLPESLEFDIRNILAMTDIKTHIGYARAWVRLALEKKVLSRHLRTLLSDAALLRQLYKRSAFVRCDDEVEQFLYHLLTLNAVDYFCFTNTYPTTKLPYRVVIFPSKKSSAATTSANVWIAISGSLGETQIINVPRHSLEFVFHHKTLGILTSLRIGHDDTGMSSKWLVEHVVIRNEVTGHTYKFPCGRWLGRGIDDGSIERLLIGQLVPRTVDSEELVEACRTPPRTRSPSIQRPEVRPSDIQHMLGDCVNAIVKWHYRPSRDRDASSLTNLLCGENGLVKCLEQAFLCGFRSSRLFGRNFYLWDYFVRVKEQFEICLVEESVETVRGGGGGGTSSSPPTSGSSPESPPQGTTSQLGGGGGVGVAGVALSPVARQELSAVWHCYCHLMDEINNVKQTLGKDGRFQLFICLSLREHLLHRMLVPMACTRVTAEMYEEQSFLRKKGLLTFLRQILEPLDEFHIVLENSITQGIGSHC is encoded by the exons GTGACAGTCTGCACTGCTCGCCGCTCGACAGTGCGTACAAGAGCAAACCGCTCGCCCACTACCCGGAGCACGTCGCGTGGAACCCGTTCGATGCGCACGGTATCTGCATGCTGTCCCTGCCGCAGGGTTTGCGCTTCCGCACGCAAAAGCACAACATCGAGCCCCGGTTCCACGCGTTCGCGACGACGCGCGAGGACGGCAAGCGCTGCTACGGCTTCAGCCTGGTGTTTTACGAGGAGGTGCGCAACCGGCAAATCTGCAGCGCCATGCACACGCTGCAGTCGATGTTCATTACCGAAATCTCCAGCTCGCAGCAGCCACCGCCCGGGACGCTGCGCCGGGTAAAGGAAAGCCCGGTAAGCCGGTCCCTGCCGAGACATTTCAAAATAGCGGCTCAGGCGCCCGCCTCGGCGCTTAGCTACTATGACGTCACGAAGGATAAGCTGTACGTGGCCAAGAGCCTGTCGCTCGTCTGCCAGGTGCCGTACGCGCACGTGGCGGAGCTGTTTCTGCAGAATCTCTACCG cTGTCTTCCGCGACATCCCGGATCCCGGCTGAGCCTGGAAAGCTACGTGTACAACATCCTGTACGAGGTGTCGACGCCGCCGCCGGGCAAATCGATACGAATATACATACCGCCGGAAGAGCCGCACCTACCTCCGATCGCCACCATCCTGCAGCGGCCGGCCCAGAAGGACGAACTGCCGCACATGGACTTTCCGCTGCGGCTACTGTTTACCTATCTCGGCGTCGAGTGCGTCATCCAGCTGTTCACGTGCGTGCTGCTGGAAAGCCAAGTGCTGCTCCGGTCGACCGACTACCAGAAGCTCACGATCGTGGCGGAGTGCATCACCTCGCTGCTGTTTCCCTTCCAGTGGCCGCACGTGTACGCCCCGATCCTGCCCGCCTCGCTGCACCACTTCCTCGACGCGCCCGTCCCGTTCGTGATGGGGCTGCACGCCGACTGCGACAGCAGCTTCCGGATCGGCAGCGAGGCGAACCTCTGCTACGTGGACATCGACAAGAAGTCGGTCCAGCTGCCGGAGGAGCTGCCCTCCTTCCCGTACCGGCACGATTTCATCTCGGAAATAACGGCCGTCCTGGACAAGTACTCGGTGCCGCGCGACCGCTCGCTCGATCCGCCCAGCATACTCAGCCCAAAGAATCTCCTCAAGGACCATGACATGATGACGGCGAGCTGTACGCTCCCGTCCGGCATGCACGTGCGCCGGAAGCATTCGCTGCACGACCTGCTCGACTGGGATCGGCCGAACTCGCCCGACCTGCCGCTACCGCCGACGGCCGTGCCGGCCCGGCCCGACGTGCGCCAGCGCATCGTCGACATTGTGCGGCGCAGCGGCGGGGACGAGGTGGACAGCGGCGGCGGCCCGAACGAGGTCATGCCGAGCGCGAAGCAGAAGCAGCCCCTGTCCACCCTCGAGCAGTACTACGAAGATCTGAGACTGAACAACGCGTTGCGCGAAATTTTCCTCAACCGGTTCGTGCAGATGTTTGCCGCGTACGAGCATTTCGTTATACTTCCAAATCAG AGCAAAGACGAATGGCTGACGAACCGGGAATCGCTGCACAACTTCGACAAGGCGTCGTTCCTGTCGGACCAACCGCAGCACCACCGCCCGTTCCTGTCCCGCTTTCTCGAGAGCCAAATGTTTGCCACACTCATCGACAACAAGATCATGCTGTCGTGGGGCGATGACCTGAACGGCTGCCCGCTGGTCGACAGCCTGAACGGTGACATGGAGTACAGCTTGAAGCTGTTTGATTCAAGGATCAAAATTTTACG TAAGCGCTACGGTGGCGAAAGCATGATCCGCACCGCCAACTACGAACCGTGCATACTGGCCCGCGAGACACAGAAGCTGCTCGACAAGCGGTTGCAGGCGGTCGACATGGAGGTGGCCCCGCCGAGCGAAATCCTGGACAAGCGGGCCCCCTACTACCGGAGCTTTCCGCTGCTGGAGAAATCCGTCCTCAACCAAGAGTGCGTCTCGAG AGGCAACAGCTTGCGGCGCGTGAAGAACGGCAGCACGAAGTGGAAGGTGAAGGAGATCTCGTTAGACGGTGGAGGCAACGCGACCAACAACGTACCTGGACTGTCGAAGGATGGCGACGGCAACAAGTCCAACCGCAACTCGGCCAACCTGTCCGGGGCCGAAATCAGTCCGGCACTGCTGGCACAGGCCAACTGGACGTTTGTGGAGAAGCTGCTGAAG GACATCAAGAGCAAAACCAAGCGCATGCTGCTGGAAAAGATGGGCACGGAGGCGATCGAGCTCGGGCTCAGCGGCGAAGCGTCAGTGACGGGCGTGGAGGAAAACACGATGATTGCGTCGCTGTGCGACCTGCTGGAGAAGGTTTGGTCGCACGGGCTGATCAACAAGCAGGGCAAATCGGCCCTCTGGACCCATCTGGCCGCGTACCTCGAGATAAAGGACTGCCAGAATCCGGGCAAACACCAGATGGACAACAGCTATCTGACCCCAG AGAAAGCACGCAGCAACTCGGAAACGCGCTATCGCACTCTAAAGCCACCGAAAAGTGGCCCCAGCGTGGCGCCTGGTGGCTTACACAAGTATCACACTACCATTGCGCACAAAATACGCCGGCTGCACAAGGGCAGCGGCACCGGCACCACCGGGAGTGACACGCGCCTCTACTCAGCCTCGTCGGCGGAAACGGTACCAACGTCGCCCGGTCGCTTTACTAACTTTATGTTGTCCGATGTCGTTGCTTCCTTTGTCGGTATGCGTAATGGGTCGGTAGCTAACCTGTTTGCCACGCGCAGTCACTGCG ATCTCTCATCGTTAGCCATCGAGCCGCAGCTGCCACCGCCTTCACCTACCCGCGGACGGTCCAAATCCCGCGAGCGCAAAAGTCTTGGCCCGGAGCAGCTACGACCACTGCCCGAATCGCTCGAGTTTGACATCcg TAACATTCTCGCAATGACGGACATTAAAACGCACATCGGCTACGCTCGTGCCTGGGTACGGTTGGCGCTCGAGAAGAAGGTGCTGTCGCGCCACCTTCGCACCCTGCTGTCCGATGCCGCGCTGCTGCGCCAGCTGTACAAGCGGTCCGCGTTCGTGCGCTGCGACGACGAGGTGGAACAGTTCCTGTACCATCTGCTGACGCTGAACGCGGTGGACTACTTCTGCTTTACCAACACGTACCCGACGACCAAGCTGCCGTACCGGGTCGTAATCTTCCCGTCGAAAAAGTCCAGCGCGGCGACCACGTCGGCGAACGTGTGGATAGCGATATCGGGCAGCCTGGGCGAAACGCAGATCATCAACGTGCCGCGCCACTCGCTCGAGTTTGTGTTTCAT cACAAAACGCTTGGCATCTTAACGTCGTTAAGAATCGGACACGACGATACGGGAATGTCCTCGAAGTGGTTGGTGGAGCATGTCGTTATTAGAAACGAAGTCACTGGACACACTTACAA ATTCCCCTGCGGCCGTTGGCTTGGTCGCGGTATCGACGACGGTTCGATCGAGCGGCTACTGATCGGCCAGCTCGTCCCGCGCACCGTCGACAGCGAGGAGCTGGTGGAGGCGTGCCGCACGCCACCGCGCACCCGCAGCCCCAGCATCCAGCGGCCGGAGGTACGCCCGTCCGACATTCAGCACATGCTGGGCGATTGCGTCAACGCGATCGTCAAGTGGCACTACCGGCCGAGCCGGGACCGGGACGCCAGCTCGCTAACGAAcctgctgtgcggtgagaaCGGGCTGGTCAAGTGTCTCGAGCAGGCGTTCCTGTGCGGGTTCCGCTCGTCCCGCCTGTTCGGCCGCAACTTCTACCTGTGGGACTACTTTGTGCGGGTGAAGGAACAGTTCGAGATTTGCTTGGTGGAGGAATCGGTCGAGACGGTgcgcggtggtggcggcggcggtacCTCCAGCTCACCGCCCACCAGTGGCTCGAGCCCGGAATCGCCGCCCCAGGGAACAACAAGTCagctgggtggtggtggtggtgttggtgttgccGGTGTCGCCCTATCGCCCGTCGCCCGGCAGGAGCTATCGGCTGTGTGGCACTGCTACTGTCACCTGATGGACGAGATCAATAATGTTAAGCAAACGCTCGGCAAGGACGGTCGGTTCCAATTGTTTATCTGTTTGAGTTTGAG GGAACATCTCCTGCACCGGATGCTGGTGCCGATGGCGTGCACGCGCGTAACGGCCGAGATGTACGAGGAGCAGAGCTTCCTGCGGAAGAAGGGTCTGCTAACATTCCTGCGCCAAATACTGGAACCGCTGGACGAATTTCACATCGTGTTGGAAAACTCGATTACTCAAGGTATCGGATCTCACTGTTAG